In the genome of Vicia villosa cultivar HV-30 ecotype Madison, WI linkage group LG7, Vvil1.0, whole genome shotgun sequence, one region contains:
- the LOC131620295 gene encoding uncharacterized protein LOC131620295 isoform X1, with the protein MKQFLTKSLSVCSLPTTLQQIASHQYKGVAKVVLKKAKTQLFKDGNPMVYSGAVDRIIGRPPPKTGDIVLVSDGTEKPIGWGLYNSVSMFCVRLMQLEDEATRFFDSACALNMEKLLEKRIDAAVELRTRLDLPSVHTNAYRLINSEGDRLSGLIVDVFGDVAVVASSAAWVEKYKSEIEARIRKINYINHINWRPSIDILKEDGVNVSDSKEILSSTCPERTKIMENGIVYTISLKGQKTGFYADQRESREFISKISYGQKVLDLCCYSGGFSLNAVHGGALNVTGVDSSMPALELAKENVVLNRIDPGRISFLKEDATEFMKAALLRDESWDIVIIDPPKLAPSKKALHGASGMYRNLNSLAMQLTKRGGLLMTCSCSGAVTQSGIFLRILQGAASMAKRKITVLRDAGAACDHPIDPSYPEGAYLTNILLRVS; encoded by the exons ATGAAGCAGTTTCTCACCAAATCCCTATCTGTTTGCTCTTTGCCAACCACCCTTCAACAAATTGCTTCTCATCAATACAAAG GTGTTGCAAAGGTTGTGCTAAAGAAGGCGAAGACACAACTCTTTAAGGATGGCAACCCAATGGTATATAGTGGAGCCGTTGATAGAATCATCGGCAGGCCGCCTCCTAAAACCGGCGATATTGTACTGGTTTCAGACGGGACTGAGAAACCAATAGGGTGGGGCTTGTACAACTCTGTTTCTATGTTCTGTGTTCGCCTCATGCAGCTTGAAGACGAAGCTACTAGGTTCTT TGATTCAGCATGTGCATTGAACATGGAGAAACTGCTCGAAAAAAGAATTGACGCAGCTGTCGAATTGCGTACAAGGTTGGATCTTCCTTCCGTCCATACGAATGCATATCGTCTGATCAATAGTGAGGGTGACAG ACTATCAGGATTGATAGTTGATGTCTTTGGAGATGTAGCTGTAGTAGCTTCATCTGCCGCTTGGGTTGAGAAATACAAATCAGAGATAGAGGCGCGCATCAGGAAAATCAACTATATCAATCATATAAACTGGAGGCCATCGATTGATATTTTAAAGGAAGACGGAGTTAATGTGTCGGATTCAAAGGAAATCCTTTCATCTACTTGTCCTGAAAGAACCAAG ATTATGGAAAATGGAATTGTGTACACAATTTCACTGAAAGGACAGAAGACTGGATTTTATGCAGATCAGCGCGAGAGTCGTGAGTTTATATCAAAAATTTCATATGGTCAAAAGGTTCTTGATCTTTGTTGCTATAGTGGTGGGTTTTCTCTAAATGCAGTGCATGGAGGTGCTCTAAATGTCACCG GTGTTGACTCATCAATGCCAGCTCTGGAACTTGCTAAGGAAAATGTTGTACTTAACAGAATTGATCCTGGAAGAATATCCTTTTTAAAAGAAGATGCAACTGAATTCATGAAGGCTGCCCTTCTGAGAGATGAATCTTGGGATATTGTCATCATTGATCCTCCTAAACTGGCACCTTCGAAAAAG GCTCTGCATGGTGCATCTGGTATGTACAGaaatttgaattctttggccatgcaACTGACAAAACGAGGTGGTCTTCTGATGACCTGTTCCTGTTCTGGAGCTGTGACCCAAAGTGGTATATTCCTGCGTATTCTACAG GGTGCAGCATCTATGGCAAAGAGAAAAATAACTGTTCTAAGAGATGCCGGAGCTGCTTGTGATCATCCTATTGATCCATCATATCCAGAAGGTGCATACCTTACCAACATTCTGTTGAGAGTTTCATGA
- the LOC131620295 gene encoding uncharacterized protein LOC131620295 isoform X2 → MKQFLTKSLSVCSLPTTLQQIASHQYKGVAKVVLKKAKTQLFKDGNPMVYSGAVDRIIGRPPPKTGDIVLVSDGTEKPIGWGLYNSVSMFCVRLMQLEDEATSDSACALNMEKLLEKRIDAAVELRTRLDLPSVHTNAYRLINSEGDRLSGLIVDVFGDVAVVASSAAWVEKYKSEIEARIRKINYINHINWRPSIDILKEDGVNVSDSKEILSSTCPERTKIMENGIVYTISLKGQKTGFYADQRESREFISKISYGQKVLDLCCYSGGFSLNAVHGGALNVTGVDSSMPALELAKENVVLNRIDPGRISFLKEDATEFMKAALLRDESWDIVIIDPPKLAPSKKALHGASGMYRNLNSLAMQLTKRGGLLMTCSCSGAVTQSGIFLRILQGAASMAKRKITVLRDAGAACDHPIDPSYPEGAYLTNILLRVS, encoded by the exons ATGAAGCAGTTTCTCACCAAATCCCTATCTGTTTGCTCTTTGCCAACCACCCTTCAACAAATTGCTTCTCATCAATACAAAG GTGTTGCAAAGGTTGTGCTAAAGAAGGCGAAGACACAACTCTTTAAGGATGGCAACCCAATGGTATATAGTGGAGCCGTTGATAGAATCATCGGCAGGCCGCCTCCTAAAACCGGCGATATTGTACTGGTTTCAGACGGGACTGAGAAACCAATAGGGTGGGGCTTGTACAACTCTGTTTCTATGTTCTGTGTTCGCCTCATGCAGCTTGAAGACGAAGCTACTAG TGATTCAGCATGTGCATTGAACATGGAGAAACTGCTCGAAAAAAGAATTGACGCAGCTGTCGAATTGCGTACAAGGTTGGATCTTCCTTCCGTCCATACGAATGCATATCGTCTGATCAATAGTGAGGGTGACAG ACTATCAGGATTGATAGTTGATGTCTTTGGAGATGTAGCTGTAGTAGCTTCATCTGCCGCTTGGGTTGAGAAATACAAATCAGAGATAGAGGCGCGCATCAGGAAAATCAACTATATCAATCATATAAACTGGAGGCCATCGATTGATATTTTAAAGGAAGACGGAGTTAATGTGTCGGATTCAAAGGAAATCCTTTCATCTACTTGTCCTGAAAGAACCAAG ATTATGGAAAATGGAATTGTGTACACAATTTCACTGAAAGGACAGAAGACTGGATTTTATGCAGATCAGCGCGAGAGTCGTGAGTTTATATCAAAAATTTCATATGGTCAAAAGGTTCTTGATCTTTGTTGCTATAGTGGTGGGTTTTCTCTAAATGCAGTGCATGGAGGTGCTCTAAATGTCACCG GTGTTGACTCATCAATGCCAGCTCTGGAACTTGCTAAGGAAAATGTTGTACTTAACAGAATTGATCCTGGAAGAATATCCTTTTTAAAAGAAGATGCAACTGAATTCATGAAGGCTGCCCTTCTGAGAGATGAATCTTGGGATATTGTCATCATTGATCCTCCTAAACTGGCACCTTCGAAAAAG GCTCTGCATGGTGCATCTGGTATGTACAGaaatttgaattctttggccatgcaACTGACAAAACGAGGTGGTCTTCTGATGACCTGTTCCTGTTCTGGAGCTGTGACCCAAAGTGGTATATTCCTGCGTATTCTACAG GGTGCAGCATCTATGGCAAAGAGAAAAATAACTGTTCTAAGAGATGCCGGAGCTGCTTGTGATCATCCTATTGATCCATCATATCCAGAAGGTGCATACCTTACCAACATTCTGTTGAGAGTTTCATGA